Proteins encoded together in one Ferroglobus placidus DSM 10642 window:
- a CDS encoding DUF7289 family protein: MRRDKALSTEVGIAIILTIVAIATGMILSGSKVLSESIISSNHMSEMRSSYVLLKSNLDKVVFDSFPSRNTQITIYEGTFYLQRSGNVSLRNTTIPLYSFVYEKDDVRIVLENDAVFTYYGDRFVLDYAPRVLKAGDTVLFPVIEFSSFESIGGKAKVIIGFENLGGGVFEANNVTIESVNADAWESILKEVGVNYTRVGDRIFLNESKILVKYSLVSLEILSG; the protein is encoded by the coding sequence TTGAGGAGAGATAAAGCTCTTTCAACCGAAGTTGGCATAGCGATAATATTAACGATAGTTGCGATAGCTACCGGGATGATTCTCTCCGGATCGAAAGTTTTGAGCGAGTCAATAATTAGTTCCAATCACATGAGCGAAATGAGGTCTTCTTACGTTCTTTTGAAGTCGAATCTCGATAAAGTTGTTTTCGATAGCTTTCCATCGAGAAACACGCAAATAACAATATACGAAGGAACCTTTTACTTGCAAAGAAGCGGGAACGTATCGCTGAGAAATACAACAATTCCTCTTTACAGCTTCGTGTATGAAAAAGACGACGTTAGAATTGTTCTCGAAAACGATGCCGTCTTTACTTATTACGGAGACAGATTCGTCTTGGATTACGCTCCGAGAGTTTTAAAAGCTGGAGACACAGTTCTTTTCCCAGTTATCGAGTTTTCGAGCTTTGAAAGCATTGGAGGAAAAGCGAAGGTGATAATTGGATTCGAAAACCTCGGAGGGGGTGTTTTCGAGGCGAACAACGTTACAATAGAAAGCGTAAACGCGGATGCGTGGGAAAGCATATTAAAAGAAGTAGGAGTTAATTACACGAGAGTAGGCGACAGAATATTTTTGAATGAATCGAAAATTCTCGTGAAGTATTCTCTGGTCTCTCTCGAAATACTGAG